The Leptospira kirschneri serovar Cynopteri str. 3522 CT genome includes a region encoding these proteins:
- a CDS encoding LA_0442/LA_0875 N-terminal domain-containing protein, translating to MSATFQKFFQFKFLTIKKSRIVKSNILSQNKSLFMKGVSFVFIWISLFTNLDAKSILLKNGRTINNVSVKTVSNGFEITHKSGKVEKIPLTEVQKVFISDRAPIPVKNQETVKNQETAKTNSVPNLETVKEENIPKNREKKSGVKVFAEGLIPGWSRLLRNDSYYVKGLGVFFVFAELFFVYKSYIYLSPVKQAIETNQPATPLDLIAIISGDQNLMNIAAFYSLYEKSSQVVLSDGQLLTKDRYTFEKEGFTRGLILILILDAFLGYKFENWEIVPNVNVSYRDKEVSGGVTIRF from the coding sequence ATGTCCGCGACGTTTCAAAAATTTTTCCAATTTAAATTCCTCACGATCAAAAAATCTAGAATTGTAAAATCGAATATTTTAAGCCAAAACAAGTCACTTTTTATGAAAGGTGTATCATTTGTTTTCATATGGATTTCTCTTTTTACAAATTTAGATGCGAAGTCGATTCTACTTAAAAACGGTAGGACGATCAATAATGTAAGCGTTAAAACCGTTTCCAACGGTTTTGAAATTACTCATAAAAGTGGAAAGGTAGAAAAAATTCCTCTTACAGAAGTACAAAAAGTTTTTATCTCCGATCGAGCACCGATTCCAGTCAAAAACCAAGAAACTGTAAAAAATCAAGAGACCGCAAAAACGAACTCAGTTCCTAATTTAGAAACCGTAAAAGAAGAAAATATCCCGAAAAATCGAGAAAAAAAGTCAGGGGTTAAAGTTTTTGCAGAAGGATTAATACCAGGCTGGTCTAGATTACTTAGAAATGATTCTTATTATGTAAAAGGATTAGGGGTCTTTTTCGTTTTTGCGGAACTATTCTTTGTCTATAAAAGTTATATATATTTAAGTCCTGTAAAACAAGCAATTGAAACAAACCAACCGGCTACTCCTTTGGACTTAATCGCGATTATATCAGGAGATCAAAATTTAATGAATATAGCTGCTTTTTATAGCCTGTATGAAAAATCTAGCCAAGTTGTACTTTCGGATGGTCAACTGTTAACTAAGGACCGTTATACTTTTGAAAAAGAAGGATTTACTCGTGGTCTTATTTTGATTTTAATTTTAGACGCGTTCTTAGGGTATAAATTCGAAAACTGGGAAATTGTGCCTAACGTAAACGTTTCTTATCGAGATAAAGAAGTTTCAGGTGGTGTGACCATTCGGTTTTGA
- the colA gene encoding collagenase ColA produces the protein MIANIKCKLVLALSVIVTFSLGCNSQNNGSKNDLSLFATMFAQATQQTTMRSTTVSVSSLNELIGFKPIQVENEQDFDRIADGKKRILVPSVMTFGPSNSSSNGTAQNITSNNCNGSYVARLKPREFVRFLETHDITCVDKFVWNYDQYSNYIYSQENMLEVVDRLKVLAPHYRGNNDLNFIQLFRMFWAGYYVKHSHPSLPFDTDQISQALEAPMQTFANSAHFLDGTDDAGKVLEFFFTAADSTGNGHIIYPHILSFLEATLNDPQRLRNNYSQLVALDAVFRLFKRHIHSSSPEFLAEIDYKLIGKLRRFALDTSLNTDSLVWIINNTIFCLDRIYEFLPNFQSEITSVVTDVLETYPYISEPYLVGVKALTRRSDCANLRTGRICLSETKEAVKKMVLPNTYYFDDQTQIVRTPLSIDEIQPLYHALKQVESQFFRLIGIHAPVSGDTTDSISMYVYRSRKDYETFHPFLFDLPTDNGGIYIERDKALYTYQRTPVESIYTLEELLRHEYSHYLVGRFIIPGLWSQTSAHDNERLTWFEEGIAEFLAGSSSREIHPRKSLISEIKRDGSSRMDVSKILTARYGNFKFYRYSGNFFNYLYTYKKDTLRDLISTLRDSNIQTFDYLITQMSHDTGLNTSFQAYLDYLVSNVDYLTDPSTPAPDLANLSTDDPKVIRSFFRKTNTGYKAKCTTAAFGLNSRFSCRGLIFGNAAYSPDWNSAWSDFNSKINDLMSTLENSGVNNFKSMNCRIGEIRFDKYSNLVRPFAIYSCEGPLAYRPRISYKNPQRRSQTDFRNTISGVHSTCFANPSTGSGTTCNTPITTNAFSNTATYEEMYQDLNARLNELKSEIYTMRPSFYKKLDCDFNSIDTINLPDGRKYLTANSSCNF, from the coding sequence ATGATAGCGAATATAAAATGCAAATTAGTGCTAGCGTTAAGTGTGATTGTAACCTTTTCGTTAGGATGTAATAGCCAAAATAATGGCTCTAAAAATGATCTTAGTTTGTTTGCAACAATGTTTGCTCAAGCTACACAACAAACTACAATGAGATCGACAACAGTAAGCGTCAGCTCGTTAAACGAACTGATAGGTTTTAAACCTATTCAAGTAGAAAACGAGCAAGACTTTGACAGAATCGCAGATGGAAAAAAAAGAATTCTTGTTCCGTCGGTTATGACTTTCGGACCAAGTAATTCTTCTTCGAATGGAACTGCACAAAATATAACTTCAAACAATTGTAATGGAAGTTACGTTGCGCGCTTAAAACCGAGAGAATTCGTTAGATTCTTGGAAACACATGATATAACTTGTGTGGATAAATTTGTTTGGAATTACGATCAATACTCAAATTATATTTATTCACAAGAGAACATGCTTGAAGTAGTCGATCGGTTGAAAGTTCTTGCTCCTCATTATAGGGGTAACAACGATTTGAACTTTATACAATTGTTCAGAATGTTTTGGGCTGGGTACTATGTAAAACATTCTCACCCTTCCCTCCCATTTGATACAGACCAAATCTCTCAGGCTTTGGAGGCTCCAATGCAGACTTTTGCAAATAGTGCTCATTTCTTAGATGGAACCGACGACGCCGGAAAGGTTTTAGAGTTCTTCTTTACAGCAGCGGATAGTACAGGAAACGGACATATAATCTATCCACATATCCTTTCCTTTCTTGAAGCTACCTTAAACGATCCACAAAGATTGAGAAACAATTATTCTCAGCTCGTGGCTTTGGATGCTGTTTTTAGATTGTTCAAACGTCATATCCATTCAAGCAGCCCTGAATTTCTTGCAGAGATCGATTATAAATTGATTGGCAAACTGAGAAGATTTGCTCTTGATACAAGTCTCAACACAGATTCTCTAGTTTGGATCATTAACAATACGATATTTTGTTTGGATAGGATTTACGAATTTCTTCCTAACTTTCAATCAGAGATCACTTCAGTTGTGACTGATGTTCTAGAAACATATCCATACATTTCGGAACCGTATCTTGTAGGAGTCAAAGCGTTAACTCGACGTTCAGACTGTGCAAATTTACGGACCGGGAGAATTTGTTTGAGCGAGACCAAAGAAGCCGTGAAAAAGATGGTTTTGCCAAATACATATTATTTTGACGATCAAACACAAATCGTACGCACACCTCTATCGATCGATGAAATTCAACCTTTATACCACGCTCTCAAACAGGTAGAATCTCAATTTTTTCGTTTGATAGGAATTCACGCTCCCGTGTCCGGAGATACGACCGATTCAATTTCCATGTATGTATATAGATCTAGAAAGGATTACGAAACTTTTCATCCTTTTTTATTCGATCTTCCTACAGATAATGGTGGAATCTACATAGAACGAGACAAAGCGCTCTATACGTATCAACGTACTCCTGTGGAAAGTATATATACTCTAGAAGAATTACTTCGCCACGAATACAGTCATTATCTTGTAGGCAGATTTATAATTCCAGGTTTATGGTCTCAAACTTCAGCTCACGATAATGAAAGACTCACTTGGTTCGAAGAAGGAATTGCAGAATTTCTAGCCGGTAGTTCTTCAAGAGAAATTCATCCGCGTAAAAGTTTGATTTCTGAAATTAAAAGAGACGGTTCTTCTAGAATGGACGTTTCAAAAATCCTAACGGCTCGTTATGGAAATTTCAAATTTTATAGATACTCGGGTAATTTCTTCAATTATCTCTATACCTATAAAAAAGATACCCTGAGAGACTTAATTAGCACATTACGTGATTCAAATATTCAAACATTTGATTACTTAATTACTCAAATGTCTCACGACACAGGGCTCAATACTTCGTTTCAGGCATATTTAGATTACCTAGTTAGCAACGTAGACTATCTTACAGATCCATCTACGCCCGCTCCGGATTTAGCAAATTTGTCCACCGACGATCCGAAAGTAATTCGATCTTTCTTTAGAAAGACCAACACCGGATATAAAGCAAAATGTACAACTGCCGCATTCGGACTCAACAGTCGTTTTTCTTGTAGAGGTTTGATATTTGGAAACGCCGCTTATAGTCCAGATTGGAATTCTGCGTGGTCTGATTTCAATTCAAAGATCAACGACCTTATGTCCACCTTGGAAAACAGTGGCGTGAATAACTTTAAGAGTATGAATTGTAGAATAGGAGAGATTCGTTTTGACAAATATTCGAATCTAGTTCGACCTTTTGCAATCTATTCTTGTGAAGGACCGCTGGCATACCGTCCTCGAATTTCTTATAAAAATCCTCAGAGGAGAAGCCAAACTGATTTTCGAAACACAATATCAGGCGTACACTCCACTTGTTTTGCAAATCCATCCACCGGATCGGGTACAACTTGTAACACTCCGATAACTACAAATGCATTTTCGAATACAGCTACGTATGAAGAAATGTATCAAGACCTAAACGCGCGTTTAAACGAATTGAAATCAGAAATCTATACGATGAGACCTTCATTTTATAAAAAACTCGATTGTGATTTCAATTCTATTGATACAATTAATTTACCAGACGGTAGAAAATATTTAACTGCAAATTCAAGTTGTAACTTCTAA
- a CDS encoding aldehyde dehydrogenase family protein — MPTLQESPVKLPNSNQTPSVDKTEIERVFNLQKKHFHKVMKLTTAGQRIQRLKKLKEAIFKYSPEIEKAVNSDFRKSEREVDITEIMPSISEINDAIKHVRRWMKPVDVKTPMTLFGSKSQIIYEPRGVVLIIGPWNYPFYLTFAPLAAAIAAGNTVLIKPSEFTPVTSNLIQKIISEVFPKEEVAVFEGDYQVSGALMELPLDHIFFTGSTHVGKIVMTAAAKHLTTVTLELGGKSPAIIDKSADIKKAAKKLIWGKVLNAGQTCVAPDYLLIPNELVKPFVEEAKTVVKEFYGNGSLKENLDFCRIVNDRNFNRVSGYIHEAVEKGAKIEMGGDTDASQNYIEPTLLSNVPENSNIMEDEIFGPVLPMIPYTNLDEAIEKINSKPKPLALYIFGKKDRSIKKILKETSSGGVAVNDVILHLANPNLPFGGVNHSGHGSYHGYFGFKAFSHERSVLRQAALSSIDLMYPPYTNFVKRLVSFTKKFLV; from the coding sequence ATGCCAACTTTACAAGAATCACCGGTTAAATTACCGAATTCTAATCAAACTCCGTCTGTAGACAAAACGGAAATTGAACGTGTATTTAATCTTCAAAAAAAACATTTTCATAAAGTGATGAAACTGACCACGGCTGGTCAACGGATTCAGCGTTTGAAAAAGTTAAAAGAGGCGATTTTTAAATATTCTCCTGAAATTGAAAAGGCAGTGAACTCTGATTTTCGTAAAAGCGAAAGAGAAGTGGATATCACTGAAATTATGCCTTCTATTTCGGAAATCAACGACGCAATCAAACACGTTCGTAGATGGATGAAACCTGTGGACGTTAAAACTCCGATGACACTTTTCGGTTCTAAAAGCCAGATCATCTATGAACCTAGGGGAGTCGTTTTGATCATAGGTCCTTGGAATTATCCGTTTTATCTTACGTTTGCGCCTCTTGCCGCGGCGATCGCCGCGGGAAATACGGTTTTGATTAAACCTTCTGAATTTACTCCGGTGACTTCTAATCTGATTCAAAAGATTATCAGCGAAGTTTTTCCTAAAGAAGAAGTGGCGGTTTTTGAAGGAGACTATCAGGTTTCTGGGGCTCTTATGGAACTTCCTTTAGACCATATCTTTTTTACCGGAAGTACTCATGTAGGAAAGATAGTGATGACTGCCGCGGCGAAACATCTGACTACCGTTACGCTTGAGTTAGGTGGTAAATCTCCTGCGATCATAGATAAAAGCGCAGATATTAAGAAGGCGGCAAAAAAACTAATTTGGGGGAAGGTTTTGAATGCGGGACAAACCTGTGTGGCTCCCGATTATTTACTTATTCCGAACGAACTGGTCAAACCTTTTGTAGAAGAAGCAAAAACAGTAGTCAAAGAATTTTATGGAAACGGTTCTCTCAAGGAAAACCTAGATTTCTGTAGAATCGTAAATGATCGAAATTTCAATAGGGTTTCTGGTTATATTCATGAGGCGGTAGAAAAAGGGGCAAAGATTGAAATGGGAGGCGACACGGACGCGTCTCAGAATTATATCGAACCTACTCTTTTAAGTAACGTACCAGAAAATTCGAATATTATGGAAGATGAAATTTTTGGGCCTGTACTTCCTATGATTCCTTACACGAATTTGGATGAGGCGATTGAAAAAATCAATTCCAAGCCAAAACCTTTGGCATTGTATATTTTTGGTAAAAAGGATCGTTCGATCAAAAAGATTCTTAAGGAAACTTCTTCCGGAGGTGTTGCGGTTAACGACGTGATTCTGCATCTTGCCAACCCTAATCTTCCTTTTGGAGGGGTAAATCATTCTGGTCATGGAAGTTATCATGGTTATTTCGGATTTAAGGCATTTTCGCACGAGCGTTCCGTTTTACGTCAGGCTGCTTTGAGTTCGATCGATTTAATGTATCCACCTTACACTAATTTTGTGAAGAGGCTTGTTTCCTTTACGAAAAAGTTTTTAGTTTGA